In Candidatus Roseilinea sp., one DNA window encodes the following:
- a CDS encoding Efem/EfeO family lipoprotein, whose protein sequence is MFQFRRYFPPFLAATMALTLTIAGCTAPPVVAPTVPPSAPNKSADLSGIKSYLLEKTGQLRQATRALKETSDRYYALAKEANFDYTVLFATQKDEVIGLIQTAREQWMVASPLYEQMEGIVAGTPSLAEFDVIMDAGASKEEDPQDPAPIDVTLPDGRVLEKPGNLFGVTESTLWGTFEAFRSPGQFDFNGDGQIAFGESLPDANVLKGGVDALDEQAGKLAEAARAWTPTESDAFTALVVMVPTMSEYFDSWKNSRFVSGEASTQRDFVAISRLADIQDILSSLLVVHENISPMIRSVDAAQDDAVRRGLSDLKAFVADVHKQEIGGKRFKPEEADVLGKEAQDRADAITGQIAQMAARLGVKIEQ, encoded by the coding sequence ATGTTCCAGTTTCGCCGGTACTTTCCGCCTTTTCTTGCCGCAACGATGGCTTTGACATTGACGATCGCCGGATGCACTGCGCCGCCGGTTGTTGCCCCCACCGTGCCCCCCTCAGCACCCAACAAATCGGCCGATCTGAGTGGCATCAAGTCTTACTTGCTCGAGAAGACTGGCCAGCTCAGGCAGGCGACCAGAGCGCTCAAAGAGACCAGCGATCGTTACTATGCGCTAGCGAAGGAGGCCAACTTCGACTACACCGTGCTGTTTGCCACGCAGAAAGATGAGGTGATCGGGCTGATCCAAACCGCGCGTGAGCAGTGGATGGTCGCCTCGCCGCTGTATGAGCAAATGGAAGGCATCGTTGCCGGCACACCGTCGCTGGCCGAATTTGACGTGATCATGGATGCCGGCGCGAGCAAAGAGGAAGACCCACAAGACCCGGCGCCGATTGACGTGACGCTGCCCGATGGGCGCGTACTAGAAAAGCCGGGCAACCTGTTCGGCGTCACTGAGAGCACGTTGTGGGGCACGTTCGAAGCTTTCCGCAGCCCCGGCCAGTTCGACTTCAACGGTGACGGTCAAATTGCGTTTGGCGAGTCGCTGCCCGACGCGAACGTGCTCAAAGGTGGCGTGGACGCGCTGGATGAGCAAGCCGGCAAGCTGGCCGAGGCAGCGCGCGCGTGGACACCGACCGAGTCCGACGCCTTTACCGCGCTGGTGGTGATGGTGCCGACGATGAGCGAATACTTCGACTCGTGGAAGAACTCGCGCTTCGTCTCTGGCGAGGCCAGCACCCAGCGCGACTTCGTGGCAATCTCTCGCCTGGCCGACATCCAGGACATCCTGAGCAGTTTGCTCGTCGTGCACGAGAACATCAGCCCGATGATCCGCAGCGTGGACGCAGCGCAGGACGATGCCGTTCGGCGTGGCCTGAGCGACCTCAAGGCGTTCGTCGCCGATGTGCACAAGCAAGAGATCGGCGGCAAGCGCTTCAAGCCCGAAGAAGCTGACGTGCTCGGCAAGGAGGCGCAAGACCGCGCCGATGCGATCACTGGACAGATCGCGCAAATGGCCGCGCGTCTGGGCGTCAAGATCGAGCAGTGA
- a CDS encoding iron permease: protein MQFRSVARTFACIVRASAAGGLAIVFALSSASAQAAQSRPPADVAEDIRSALVTAQIEPDREAAAARVQEARTAYLRNLAPVVAAHAPAPDAFIMRCFDGAIEALRSDHLARYAQARAGIWTALLEASYHITLDAVSEGDIETARLWLPLREFRRSTRFARPGAEATLALEDLARGTITPEAAIQAVNADLLDTYQARMAAALNDLANAHERGFVVRQAELAALAAGYFDILAPAYREQRGEASLADARAAFAALNRTALEDREVAPTMQRIQAALRGFRAAPLSPAEKTRRAGQMMRYLKLVPIEYGRGIRNGEVAVDLEIREAATFHEGALAAFNDLRDTLEARDAMRTEQASALLERIGQAVASAGMHRVTTSPDVLRADSDRLIALLGEVVPPEWLKQDAAADFDVVATALDQMEQAVKQSEYALAESARVEAYAILESGPEARIAAFAPHLKTPIEGLFWFGYEGGEGLAALLQRKASPAEVRAARRQLDAQLRQAQEALRGNNSPMAIALNSGIIVLREGLEAVLILAALMASFRTAANRHLRRPMWAGTALAVIASVATWLILRSTLSLFASFGEKLEAVVSLVAIGVLMLITNWFFHDVYWTGWMANFHKQKQHIVKGSTQQFAGLLLLGFASVYREGFETALFLQALTLEGGPAVVLAGAGVGLLCVALIGVAMFALQVRLPVMKMLIITGVMIGFVLLVMVGNTVHIMQVVGWLPLTPIRWLPLPYWFGIWFGTYATVEGLTLQAAAAVFVIGSFFLARHLQMRRAFAPARPASAS from the coding sequence ATGCAGTTTAGAAGCGTCGCGCGCACATTCGCCTGCATCGTCCGGGCGAGTGCTGCAGGCGGACTCGCGATCGTGTTTGCGCTATCCAGCGCGAGCGCACAGGCGGCACAATCCCGCCCACCAGCAGATGTCGCAGAGGACATTCGCAGCGCGCTGGTCACCGCGCAGATCGAGCCGGATCGCGAAGCGGCCGCTGCACGAGTTCAGGAGGCGCGTACAGCCTACCTGCGCAACCTGGCGCCCGTGGTCGCTGCTCATGCGCCAGCTCCGGACGCGTTCATCATGCGATGCTTCGACGGTGCCATCGAGGCGCTACGCAGCGATCATTTGGCCCGCTACGCGCAGGCGCGCGCCGGCATCTGGACGGCGCTCCTGGAAGCCAGCTACCACATTACCCTGGACGCTGTAAGCGAAGGGGACATAGAGACAGCGCGACTGTGGCTGCCGCTGCGCGAGTTCCGGCGCTCAACCCGATTCGCCCGGCCCGGTGCCGAGGCGACGCTCGCACTGGAGGACTTGGCACGCGGCACGATCACTCCGGAAGCCGCGATCCAGGCTGTGAACGCCGACCTGCTCGACACCTATCAAGCCCGCATGGCTGCAGCGTTGAACGATCTTGCGAATGCACACGAGCGCGGCTTCGTCGTGCGGCAGGCTGAGCTGGCTGCGTTGGCGGCCGGCTACTTCGACATCTTGGCGCCTGCCTACCGCGAACAGCGCGGCGAGGCGTCGCTGGCCGATGCGCGGGCGGCGTTCGCGGCGCTGAACCGGACGGCGTTGGAGGACCGCGAGGTCGCGCCGACGATGCAGCGCATTCAGGCGGCGTTGCGCGGCTTTCGCGCCGCCCCGCTCTCGCCCGCCGAGAAGACGCGCCGCGCCGGCCAGATGATGCGCTACCTCAAGCTCGTGCCTATCGAATACGGGCGCGGCATTCGTAATGGAGAGGTTGCAGTTGATCTGGAGATTCGCGAGGCGGCTACTTTCCACGAGGGTGCGCTGGCAGCCTTCAACGACCTGCGCGATACGCTGGAGGCGCGCGATGCAATGCGCACCGAGCAGGCCAGCGCATTGCTCGAACGTATCGGCCAGGCTGTCGCCAGCGCCGGCATGCATCGTGTGACGACTTCGCCCGACGTGCTGCGTGCTGACAGCGATCGGCTCATCGCCTTGCTCGGCGAGGTGGTGCCGCCGGAGTGGTTGAAACAGGATGCCGCCGCCGACTTCGACGTGGTAGCGACGGCGCTCGATCAGATGGAGCAAGCGGTGAAGCAGAGCGAGTATGCGCTGGCCGAATCGGCGCGCGTCGAAGCCTACGCCATCCTCGAGAGCGGCCCGGAGGCGCGCATCGCGGCGTTTGCGCCGCACCTGAAGACGCCCATCGAAGGTCTGTTCTGGTTCGGCTATGAAGGTGGCGAAGGGCTGGCCGCGCTGTTGCAGCGCAAAGCGTCGCCAGCAGAAGTGCGCGCTGCGCGTCGCCAGCTCGACGCGCAGCTCCGACAGGCGCAGGAAGCCCTGCGCGGAAACAACTCGCCGATGGCCATCGCGCTGAACAGCGGCATCATCGTCCTGCGCGAGGGACTAGAGGCAGTGCTCATCCTGGCTGCGCTGATGGCCAGCTTTCGCACAGCGGCCAACCGTCACCTGCGCCGGCCGATGTGGGCTGGCACGGCGCTGGCCGTCATCGCCTCGGTCGCCACATGGCTGATCTTGCGCAGCACACTCTCGCTCTTCGCCAGCTTCGGCGAAAAGCTAGAAGCGGTTGTCTCGCTGGTTGCGATCGGCGTCTTGATGCTGATTACCAACTGGTTCTTTCACGACGTGTACTGGACAGGATGGATGGCTAACTTTCACAAGCAAAAGCAGCACATCGTCAAGGGCAGCACGCAGCAGTTCGCCGGATTGCTGCTGCTGGGGTTTGCCAGCGTGTATCGCGAGGGTTTCGAGACGGCGCTGTTTTTGCAGGCGCTCACGTTGGAGGGCGGGCCGGCGGTCGTGCTTGCCGGCGCAGGCGTCGGTCTGTTGTGCGTCGCGCTGATCGGGGTGGCCATGTTCGCGCTACAGGTGCGCTTGCCGGTGATGAAGATGCTGATCATCACCGGCGTGATGATCGGCTTCGTGCTGCTGGTAATGGTGGGCAACACTGTGCACATCATGCAGGTGGTCGGTTGGTTGCCGCTCACGCCGATCCGCTGGCTGCCACTGCCCTATTGGTTCGGCATCTGGTTCGGCACATATGCCACGGTGGAGGGGCTGACCTTGCAAGCCGCGGCGGCAGTTTTCGTGATCGGCAGCTTCTTCTTGGCGCGACATCTACAGATGCGCAGGGCGTTCGCGCCGGCGCGGCCGGCCTCTGCTTCCTAA
- a CDS encoding antibiotic biosynthesis monooxygenase, whose protein sequence is MITTANRIFVNPHYAEAFEENFRNRAKLVDKMPGFIRNLLLRPAKPGDPYVVLTFWESRAHFEAWVRSPEFAQGHARSGTLPKEAFNAPNQLELHEVVLDSSQPDLPAEPRG, encoded by the coding sequence ATGATCACAACTGCTAACCGCATCTTCGTCAACCCGCACTACGCCGAGGCATTCGAGGAGAACTTCCGTAACCGCGCCAAGCTCGTGGACAAGATGCCCGGCTTCATCCGCAACCTGCTGTTGCGGCCGGCCAAGCCTGGAGATCCGTATGTCGTGCTGACCTTCTGGGAGAGCCGCGCCCACTTCGAGGCCTGGGTGCGCTCTCCGGAGTTCGCACAAGGACACGCCCGCAGCGGCACGCTGCCGAAAGAAGCCTTCAACGCGCCCAATCAGTTGGAGCTACATGAGGTTGTGCTCGATTCCAGCCAGCCCGACCTGCCGGCTGAGCCGCGCGGGTAG
- the glyQS gene encoding glycine--tRNA ligase yields the protein MHTFQDLILALQAFWASKGCLIWQPYNQVVGAGTMNPATFLRVLGPEPWNVAYVEPSVRPDDGRFGQNPNRLYTHTQFQVILKPSPERSQELYLESLRAIGVDLARHDVRFVEDNWAQPAIGAWGLGWEVWLDGLEITQYTYFQQVGGITLDPVCLEITYGLERIAMAQQGVRNVFDLKWSADRTYGDVKLTDEQERSAYAFQHADVGVLHTLFNIYERECEHAIEQGLVLPAHDYVLQCSNTFNLLDTRGAIGVTERQRYLGRMRDLAREVALKYVAQREKLGFPWLVAEDKETMRRGDNGTRGQEEVSISWSPRPLVSPSTLLLELGTEELPAGDVPVCQEQLGRYVVEALDAARIAHGEAMLIGTPRRTAVLVRDVAPVQRDIDEMVKGPPAKAAFDKDGNPTQAAIGFARRFNLDARELVVQEDAGGAYVYARKREAGRPTIEVLARVLPQALGKIAFEKTMRWNASNVAFSRPINWIVALLGNQVIPFAFAGVQSGNLSFGPRGEGSPPFTVAHADHYPALLAQHHIIGDRAARRAEIARQVEAAADGVGGRVAHDDDLLDEVTDLVEQPTAVLCTFEEEFLALPSAVLTAVMRKKQRYFTVLRADGEALLPYFVTVRNGSDAHLDEVRKGNEDVVRARFADAAYFFRQDLSKPLEAYLPRLDTITFQAKLGSMLDKTRRIEALVVPLGAQLGVGSRELEIARKAARLCKADLATSMVVEITALQGVMGREYHRRTSDDEDKDAVAEAIFEHYLPRFAGDATPKTAAGLVVSLADKLDSIAGLFAVGLAPKGSADPFALRRAAIGVVQNLIAGGQSFSLRAGLQSALTHLPVAASAEVLDAAHRFILDRERQQFLDEGYRHDAVEAIVAAAGDDPARARRFLVQLSEAMARADWPATLDAYARCARIVRTQARAPSDIAEDPEPAARALAQAVARLEKPADAQSLISNLQSLVVPITRFFDEVLVMAEDPGLRAARLALLQRIVAQADGIADLSKLEGF from the coding sequence ATGCACACCTTCCAAGACCTCATCCTCGCGTTGCAGGCATTTTGGGCGTCCAAAGGCTGTTTGATCTGGCAGCCTTACAACCAGGTCGTCGGCGCAGGCACGATGAACCCGGCCACCTTCCTGCGCGTGCTCGGCCCCGAGCCGTGGAACGTGGCGTATGTGGAGCCATCGGTGCGGCCGGATGACGGCCGCTTCGGCCAGAACCCGAACCGCCTCTACACCCATACCCAGTTTCAAGTCATCCTGAAGCCGTCGCCGGAACGCTCGCAGGAGCTGTATCTCGAAAGCCTGCGCGCCATCGGCGTAGACCTGGCGCGCCACGACGTGCGTTTCGTCGAGGACAACTGGGCCCAGCCGGCCATCGGCGCATGGGGCCTGGGCTGGGAAGTCTGGCTGGACGGCCTGGAGATCACCCAATACACCTACTTTCAGCAAGTCGGCGGCATCACGCTCGACCCGGTGTGCCTGGAGATCACCTACGGCCTGGAGCGCATCGCCATGGCGCAGCAGGGCGTGCGCAACGTGTTCGACCTCAAGTGGAGCGCCGACCGCACCTACGGCGACGTGAAGCTGACCGATGAACAGGAGCGCAGCGCATATGCGTTCCAGCACGCCGACGTGGGTGTGCTGCACACGCTGTTCAACATCTACGAGCGCGAGTGCGAGCACGCGATTGAGCAGGGGCTGGTGTTGCCGGCGCACGACTACGTGTTGCAATGTTCCAACACCTTCAACCTGCTCGACACCCGCGGCGCCATCGGCGTGACCGAGCGCCAGCGCTACCTCGGCCGCATGCGCGACCTAGCGCGTGAGGTGGCGCTCAAATATGTTGCGCAACGGGAGAAGCTGGGCTTTCCCTGGCTCGTTGCTGAGGACAAGGAGACGATGAGAAGGGGGGACAACGGGACAAGGGGACAGGAGGAGGTGAGCATCTCCTGGTCTCCCCGTCCCCTGGTCTCCCCGTCCACGTTGCTGCTCGAACTCGGCACGGAAGAGCTGCCCGCCGGCGACGTGCCCGTGTGCCAGGAGCAGCTCGGCCGCTACGTCGTCGAGGCGCTGGACGCGGCGCGCATCGCACACGGCGAAGCCATGCTGATCGGCACGCCGCGCCGCACGGCTGTGTTGGTGAGGGATGTTGCGCCCGTGCAGCGCGACATTGATGAGATGGTTAAAGGCCCGCCGGCCAAGGCCGCCTTCGACAAGGACGGGAATCCCACCCAGGCCGCCATTGGCTTCGCCAGACGCTTTAATTTGGACGCGCGCGAATTGGTCGTGCAAGAGGATGCCGGCGGCGCGTATGTGTATGCGCGCAAACGCGAGGCCGGCCGCCCCACGATCGAGGTGCTGGCGCGTGTGTTGCCGCAGGCGCTCGGCAAGATCGCCTTCGAGAAGACCATGCGCTGGAACGCCAGTAACGTCGCCTTTTCGCGCCCGATCAACTGGATCGTCGCCTTGCTGGGCAATCAGGTCATCCCGTTCGCGTTTGCCGGCGTGCAAAGCGGCAACCTCAGCTTCGGCCCGCGCGGTGAAGGCTCGCCGCCGTTCACCGTAGCACACGCCGACCACTACCCGGCACTCCTCGCCCAGCACCATATCATCGGCGACCGCGCGGCACGCAGGGCCGAGATTGCCCGCCAGGTCGAGGCCGCAGCAGACGGCGTCGGTGGGCGCGTTGCCCACGACGATGACCTGCTCGACGAAGTGACCGACCTGGTCGAACAGCCGACGGCCGTGCTCTGCACATTCGAAGAGGAATTCCTCGCGCTGCCCTCGGCTGTGCTGACCGCGGTGATGCGCAAGAAGCAGCGCTACTTCACCGTGCTGCGCGCCGATGGCGAGGCGCTGTTGCCCTACTTCGTCACCGTTCGCAACGGCAGCGATGCGCACCTCGACGAAGTGCGCAAGGGCAACGAGGATGTGGTGCGCGCCCGCTTCGCCGACGCCGCCTACTTCTTCCGCCAAGACCTCAGCAAGCCGCTCGAGGCCTACCTACCGCGCCTCGACACGATCACGTTCCAGGCCAAGCTCGGCTCGATGCTGGACAAGACCCGGCGCATCGAGGCACTCGTGGTGCCGCTTGGAGCGCAGTTGGGCGTGGGGAGTCGGGAGCTAGAGATTGCCCGAAAGGCCGCGCGGTTGTGCAAGGCCGACCTCGCCACCAGCATGGTGGTCGAGATCACGGCGCTGCAGGGCGTGATGGGGCGCGAGTATCACCGGCGCACCAGCGACGATGAAGACAAAGACGCCGTGGCCGAGGCGATCTTCGAGCACTACCTGCCGCGCTTCGCCGGTGATGCCACGCCGAAGACCGCCGCCGGCCTGGTCGTCTCGCTGGCCGACAAGCTCGATAGCATCGCCGGCCTGTTTGCCGTCGGGCTGGCACCGAAGGGCAGCGCCGACCCATTTGCGCTGCGCCGCGCTGCGATCGGCGTGGTGCAGAATCTGATCGCCGGCGGTCAGTCTTTCTCCCTGCGCGCCGGCCTGCAGAGCGCGCTTACGCACCTGCCCGTAGCTGCAAGCGCCGAAGTCCTGGATGCCGCGCATCGCTTCATCCTCGACCGCGAGCGCCAACAATTCCTCGACGAGGGCTATCGCCACGATGCAGTCGAAGCGATCGTGGCCGCCGCCGGCGACGACCCGGCGCGCGCCAGGCGCTTCCTCGTGCAATTGAGCGAGGCGATGGCACGCGCGGACTGGCCGGCGACGCTGGACGCATACGCACGCTGCGCCCGCATCGTCAGAACCCAGGCGCGTGCGCCGAGCGACATCGCCGAGGATCCGGAGCCGGCCGCGCGAGCGTTGGCGCAGGCTGTGGCGCGCCTCGAAAAGCCCGCGGACGCCCAATCGCTGATCTCTAATCTCCAATCTCTCGTCGTCCCGATCACCCGCTTCTTCGATGAAGTGCTGGTGATGGCCGAGGATCCTGGCCTGCGCGCAGCGCGATTGGCCCTGTTGCAGCGCATCGTGGCGCAGGCCGACGGCATCGCCGACTTGAGCAAATTGGAAGGCTTCTGA
- a CDS encoding ethanolamine utilization protein EutJ: MKTRSLLLFATGFTVCSLLAACAVPAQPAAPAQPAAPTPAPVEPTQAPEPTPAPAEPTQAPAPAAGPGTVVIPPGSKIRIGGSFALTGPIPDPGKDIRQGAEIAIDDANAAGGVNGFLFELVAEDGACSGDQGTVVGNKFAADPTIVAVTGGTCSGETFGLKPILQKARIPFVSPSATNPAVTGEDCDVCNRVALSDGLQGEVDADFVFNTLGFKKVAVMHDSSDYGKGVAEIFRDAFQKLGGEVIAFEGAKVGDTDFRAPLTKIGAGQPDLIFFGGYATEAALIAQQMKEIAGLENTKFMGVDGAYTQQYLDTAGAAAEGTYMSFVAGDTQKDKMDAFVEKYVAKFGIEPSKLGPFHGQSYDSVLLIVEAIKKVAKTDSAGNLVIDREELIKAVRGTSGLEGITGTLTCSPIGECGAGGVQVFTVENGAFKQIFGFGLQ; encoded by the coding sequence ATGAAAACGCGATCCCTTCTTTTGTTCGCAACCGGTTTCACGGTCTGTTCTCTGTTAGCAGCCTGCGCGGTACCGGCGCAACCTGCAGCGCCGGCTCAGCCCGCTGCGCCCACGCCAGCGCCGGTCGAGCCGACCCAGGCGCCCGAACCGACGCCGGCACCTGCAGAACCGACCCAGGCGCCCGCGCCGGCCGCCGGCCCGGGCACGGTGGTGATCCCGCCTGGCAGCAAGATCCGCATCGGCGGCTCGTTCGCGCTCACCGGCCCGATTCCCGATCCCGGCAAGGACATCCGCCAGGGCGCCGAGATCGCCATTGACGACGCGAATGCTGCCGGCGGCGTGAACGGCTTCCTCTTCGAGTTGGTCGCCGAGGATGGTGCCTGCTCCGGTGATCAGGGCACGGTGGTGGGCAACAAGTTCGCCGCCGATCCGACGATCGTAGCGGTAACCGGCGGCACGTGCTCCGGCGAGACCTTTGGCCTGAAGCCTATTCTGCAGAAGGCGCGCATCCCGTTCGTCTCGCCCAGCGCTACCAACCCGGCGGTGACCGGCGAGGACTGCGACGTGTGCAACCGCGTAGCGCTCAGCGACGGGTTACAGGGCGAGGTAGATGCCGACTTCGTGTTCAACACGCTGGGCTTCAAGAAGGTCGCCGTGATGCACGACAGCTCGGACTACGGCAAGGGTGTTGCCGAGATCTTCCGAGATGCCTTCCAGAAGCTGGGTGGCGAGGTGATCGCCTTCGAGGGCGCCAAAGTCGGCGACACCGACTTCCGTGCGCCGCTGACCAAGATCGGCGCCGGCCAGCCCGACCTGATCTTCTTTGGCGGCTACGCCACCGAGGCCGCGCTGATCGCGCAGCAGATGAAGGAGATCGCCGGTCTGGAGAACACCAAGTTCATGGGCGTGGACGGCGCCTACACCCAGCAGTACCTCGACACGGCCGGCGCCGCTGCCGAAGGCACCTACATGTCGTTCGTGGCCGGCGATACCCAGAAGGACAAGATGGACGCCTTCGTCGAGAAGTACGTGGCCAAGTTCGGCATCGAGCCGAGCAAGCTCGGCCCGTTCCATGGCCAGTCCTACGACTCGGTGCTGCTCATCGTCGAGGCAATCAAGAAGGTTGCGAAGACCGATTCGGCCGGCAACCTGGTGATTGACCGCGAGGAGCTGATCAAGGCCGTCCGCGGGACATCCGGCTTGGAAGGCATCACCGGCACGCTGACCTGCAGCCCGATCGGCGAGTGCGGCGCAGGCGGCGTGCAGGTGTTCACCGTCGAGAACGGCGCGTTCAAGCAAATCTTCGGCTTCGGCCTGCAGTAG
- the sirR gene encoding DtxR family transcriptional regulator: protein MLLKEVLLQSLEDKRVTLGKLGEQLGVSPPAVSRRVQRLVRRGYLERDGACGLRLTDAGLRIALYALRKQEIFEAYLVREFDYRWDEVRPAAAGALRMDDALIERMYAQIGRPLRCPHGLPIPARDGRFQLPQAVPLSEWPSDQPAVVSYVLSSNGEMLRYLAELELMPGVYLASVTRIPFGDSIKVQIERDRSTREHVVGAALARIVFVEAAPVPKARPH from the coding sequence ATGTTGCTGAAAGAGGTGCTGCTGCAGTCGCTAGAAGACAAACGCGTCACGCTGGGTAAGTTAGGCGAACAGCTAGGCGTCAGTCCACCGGCCGTTTCGCGGCGCGTGCAACGGCTGGTGCGGCGCGGTTATCTGGAGCGCGACGGCGCGTGTGGGCTACGCTTGACCGATGCCGGGCTGAGGATCGCGCTCTATGCGCTGCGCAAGCAGGAGATCTTCGAGGCGTATCTGGTGCGCGAATTCGACTACCGGTGGGATGAGGTGCGCCCGGCCGCGGCTGGTGCGCTACGTATGGATGACGCGTTGATCGAGCGGATGTATGCGCAGATTGGCCGACCGCTGCGATGTCCGCACGGCCTGCCCATCCCTGCGCGCGATGGACGCTTTCAGTTGCCCCAAGCTGTGCCGCTGAGCGAATGGCCGTCAGACCAACCTGCAGTCGTGAGTTACGTGCTGTCGAGCAATGGAGAGATGCTGCGCTACCTGGCCGAGCTGGAGCTGATGCCCGGCGTATACCTGGCTTCGGTCACCCGCATTCCGTTTGGCGATTCGATCAAGGTGCAGATCGAGCGTGACCGCTCGACGCGTGAACACGTCGTTGGCGCGGCGCTGGCACGAATCGTCTTCGTGGAAGCCGCGCCAGTGCCCAAAGCGAGACCGCATTAG
- a CDS encoding branched-chain amino acid ABC transporter permease, translating to MSQSLVVAPNVQRRAQTARWIARAIAVLIVIVVVARAVTVSLAEGYPLTFWASQLVNGLVLGGVYALVALGYTLVYGILLMINFAHGEVMMIGGVAGFFALQLAQTLGWMSGPAGLVVIALLVVMAVGMIGAMLTGVTLERIAYRPLRGAPRLVPLISAIGASLFLQYSVLLVFGVSPLVYQRPALISGGFRVGPIFIPYTGLIIFLMSLVLMGALFVIVQRTRLGRAMRAVAADRDTAALMGVDVNQIITFTFLLGSALAGAAGVMLGFHNSVIKFNSGFIPGLKAFTAAVMGGIGNIPGAMVGALVLGIAESIGPSALGIPAEYKDIIAFALLVLVLIFRPQGLLGEALAEKKV from the coding sequence GTGTCTCAGTCTCTCGTTGTCGCACCGAATGTGCAGCGCCGCGCGCAAACGGCGCGCTGGATCGCACGCGCCATTGCGGTGTTGATCGTCATAGTCGTGGTCGCGCGCGCGGTCACGGTCAGCCTAGCCGAGGGTTATCCGCTCACGTTTTGGGCCTCGCAGTTGGTGAACGGACTGGTGCTGGGCGGCGTGTACGCGCTGGTGGCGCTGGGCTACACGTTGGTCTACGGCATCCTGCTGATGATCAACTTCGCGCATGGCGAGGTGATGATGATTGGTGGGGTGGCCGGCTTCTTCGCGCTACAACTGGCCCAGACGCTCGGCTGGATGAGCGGCCCGGCCGGCCTCGTTGTGATCGCGCTGCTGGTCGTGATGGCGGTCGGCATGATCGGCGCAATGCTCACCGGCGTGACGCTGGAGCGCATCGCCTATCGCCCGTTGCGCGGTGCGCCCCGGCTGGTGCCCTTGATCAGCGCGATCGGCGCGTCGTTGTTCCTGCAGTACTCCGTGCTGCTCGTCTTCGGCGTCAGCCCGCTGGTATATCAGCGGCCGGCGCTCATCTCCGGTGGCTTCCGCGTTGGGCCGATCTTCATCCCCTACACCGGACTGATCATCTTCCTGATGTCGCTGGTGCTGATGGGCGCGTTGTTCGTCATCGTGCAGCGCACCCGGCTGGGGCGGGCGATGCGCGCCGTCGCTGCCGATCGCGACACCGCCGCGCTGATGGGCGTGGACGTGAACCAGATCATCACCTTCACCTTCCTGCTCGGCTCGGCGCTGGCCGGCGCGGCAGGCGTGATGCTGGGCTTCCACAACTCGGTGATCAAGTTCAACAGCGGCTTCATCCCCGGCCTCAAAGCCTTCACCGCCGCCGTGATGGGTGGCATCGGCAACATCCCCGGCGCGATGGTCGGCGCGCTGGTGCTGGGCATCGCCGAGTCCATCGGGCCGAGCGCGCTCGGCATCCCGGCCGAATACAAGGACATCATCGCCTTCGCCCTGCTGGTGCTGGTGCTCATCTTCCGGCCGCAGGGGTTGCTGGGCGAGGCGCTCGCCGAGAAGAAGGTATGA
- a CDS encoding short chain dehydrogenase: MRLQGKVALVTGAAHRVGKVIALMLAREGADLIVHYGSSADAAQETAREIEALGRRVLLHRADMADWNQAAELGRRALAHFGKVDILINSASSFVPNDYFSTTEADFDQAFDVNVKGPFVLSQVIARAMMDDEGEGVRGNIINIVDEGAFFPWRQYVAHSLSKAALLALTRSQALNFGPKVRVNAICPGPILKPPDYTEEQWQALRKTNPLRALGTAEQVGEIVLFLLTGPSFINGDCIMLDGGRMWQHQ; encoded by the coding sequence ATGAGACTACAGGGAAAAGTGGCTCTGGTGACCGGCGCTGCGCATCGCGTCGGCAAGGTGATCGCGCTGATGCTGGCTCGAGAAGGCGCCGATCTCATCGTGCATTACGGCAGCAGCGCAGACGCAGCGCAAGAGACGGCGCGCGAGATCGAGGCGCTGGGCCGGCGCGTGTTGCTGCATCGGGCCGACATGGCCGATTGGAACCAAGCCGCCGAACTCGGCCGACGTGCGTTGGCGCACTTCGGCAAAGTGGACATCCTGATCAACAGTGCGTCCAGCTTCGTCCCGAACGATTACTTCTCCACCACCGAAGCCGACTTCGACCAAGCCTTCGACGTCAACGTCAAAGGACCGTTCGTGCTCAGCCAGGTGATTGCCCGGGCGATGATGGATGACGAAGGCGAGGGGGTGCGCGGCAACATCATCAACATCGTGGATGAGGGCGCCTTCTTCCCGTGGCGCCAGTATGTCGCCCACAGCCTGTCGAAGGCGGCGTTGCTGGCGCTTACCCGGTCGCAGGCGCTGAACTTCGGCCCGAAGGTGCGCGTCAACGCCATTTGTCCGGGGCCGATCTTGAAGCCGCCGGACTACACGGAGGAGCAGTGGCAGGCGCTGCGCAAGACCAACCCGCTGCGGGCGCTTGGCACGGCCGAGCAAGTCGGCGAAATCGTCCTCTTTCTACTCACCGGCCCGTCGTTCATCAACGGCGATTGCATCATGCTGGACGGTGGGCGCATGTGGCAACACCAGTAG